A single region of the Solwaraspora sp. WMMD406 genome encodes:
- the rlmN gene encoding 23S rRNA (adenine(2503)-C(2))-methyltransferase RlmN has translation MRSLPLTPLRPVPTEAAGRPTMPPRHLADLDLAERRTLLAGLGQPAFRAKQVSNHYFGRLVRDPSAMTDLPALARDLITERLLPTLLTPVRESSCDAGATHKALWRLHDGSLVESVLMGYPDRVTVCVSSQAGCGMACPFCATGQAGLTRNLSTAEIVDQVVYLARVAAGGGVTGSPPRLSHVVFMGMGEPLANYGRVLAAIRRLCAPPPEGLGLSQRHLTVSTVGLVPAMRRLAGEDLSVTLALSLHAPDDDLRDELVPVNQRWKVAEVLDAAWEYADRTGRRVSIEYAMIRDVNDQPWRADLLGRLLAGRMAHVNLIPLNPTPGSRWDASAKPVEREFVRRLRAAGVPATVRDTRGREIDGACGQLAAAAVAT, from the coding sequence ATGAGAAGCCTGCCGCTGACCCCACTCCGTCCGGTGCCCACCGAGGCCGCCGGTCGGCCCACCATGCCGCCCCGGCACCTCGCCGACCTGGATCTCGCCGAGCGGCGGACGCTGCTCGCTGGTCTGGGGCAACCGGCCTTTCGGGCCAAGCAGGTCTCCAACCACTACTTCGGTCGGCTGGTCCGGGATCCCTCGGCGATGACCGACCTGCCAGCGCTCGCCCGTGACCTGATCACCGAGCGCCTGCTTCCGACCTTGCTGACCCCGGTGCGCGAAAGCTCGTGCGACGCGGGCGCCACCCACAAGGCGCTGTGGCGGCTGCACGACGGTTCGTTGGTCGAGAGCGTCCTGATGGGCTACCCGGACCGGGTCACGGTCTGCGTGTCCAGCCAGGCCGGCTGCGGAATGGCCTGCCCGTTCTGCGCCACCGGTCAGGCCGGGCTGACCCGCAACCTGTCGACCGCCGAGATCGTCGACCAGGTCGTCTACCTGGCGAGGGTGGCGGCCGGCGGTGGAGTCACCGGATCACCGCCCCGGTTGTCGCATGTCGTGTTCATGGGAATGGGCGAGCCGTTGGCCAACTACGGCCGGGTACTCGCCGCGATTCGGCGGCTTTGTGCCCCCCCGCCCGAAGGCCTGGGCCTGTCCCAGCGGCATCTGACCGTTTCGACGGTCGGGCTGGTACCGGCGATGCGGCGGCTGGCCGGAGAAGACCTTTCGGTGACCCTTGCGTTGTCGTTGCACGCGCCCGATGATGATCTGCGCGACGAGCTCGTGCCTGTCAACCAACGGTGGAAGGTCGCCGAAGTCTTGGACGCCGCGTGGGAGTACGCGGATCGCACGGGACGGCGGGTGTCCATCGAATACGCGATGATTCGGGATGTGAACGACCAGCCGTGGCGAGCCGATCTCTTGGGCCGATTGCTGGCTGGACGCATGGCCCACGTGAATCTCATTCCACTCAATCCGACACCCGGCAGCCGGTGGGACGCCAGCGCCAAGCCGGTGGAGCGGGAATTCGTTCGGCGGCTGCGCGCGGCCGGCGTCCCGGCCACGGTTCGCGACACCCGGGGCCGGGAGATCGACGGTGCATGCGGGCAGCTGGCCGCCGCGGCGGTGGCGACATGA
- a CDS encoding phosphatidate cytidylyltransferase — translation MRPDGSRPDHLHPDGVRTNDRPTGSRSSPVDESAATAETPTEMLPRTEPESPARRRAGARRRRAGGTPSRSSAAAKAGSADVSVDRETSAGREPSAGSGPGGSGPGPSRAGRNLPAAIGVGVGLGALILSSLFVWRPAFLGVLVVAIGVAIWEMSRALRTAGLQPPVPPLLVGGVLMMVLAWRTGPDALALGLLATVLATLVWRLGDGPQGYQRDAAAATLVAVYVPFLGGFAALLTSRPDGDLQILVTLAAVILSDTGGYAAGVFLGRHPMAPTISPKKSWEGFAGSVAAAAAGSALLLYLLLDVMPWWGAVFGVAISVAAVLGDLAESMIKRDLRVKDMSNLLPGHGGLMDRLDSILFALPTAYLVLTLIAPAG, via the coding sequence CTGCGTCCCGATGGCTCGCGTCCGGACCATCTCCACCCCGATGGTGTACGTACGAACGACCGGCCGACCGGGAGCAGGTCGTCACCGGTAGACGAGTCAGCGGCGACGGCCGAGACCCCTACCGAGATGCTGCCCCGGACCGAGCCGGAATCCCCGGCGCGTCGCCGCGCCGGCGCGCGCCGACGTCGCGCAGGTGGCACGCCGAGTCGATCCTCTGCCGCCGCGAAGGCCGGCTCCGCCGACGTCTCGGTTGACCGTGAGACGTCCGCTGGCCGGGAGCCGTCTGCCGGTTCCGGACCGGGCGGTAGTGGTCCCGGGCCGAGCCGGGCTGGTCGGAACCTGCCTGCGGCGATCGGCGTCGGCGTCGGGCTGGGGGCCCTCATCCTGTCGTCGCTCTTCGTCTGGCGGCCGGCGTTCCTCGGAGTTCTGGTCGTGGCGATCGGCGTCGCGATCTGGGAAATGAGTCGGGCGCTGCGGACCGCCGGACTGCAGCCACCGGTACCGCCGCTGCTGGTGGGTGGCGTGCTGATGATGGTGCTGGCCTGGCGTACCGGCCCGGACGCGCTCGCCCTCGGGCTGCTGGCGACGGTGCTGGCCACCCTGGTCTGGCGGCTGGGTGACGGCCCTCAGGGGTACCAACGGGACGCCGCCGCCGCGACCTTGGTCGCCGTCTACGTTCCGTTCCTGGGTGGGTTCGCCGCGTTGCTGACGAGCCGACCCGATGGCGACCTCCAGATCCTGGTGACACTGGCCGCGGTCATCCTGTCCGACACCGGAGGTTACGCGGCCGGAGTGTTCCTCGGCCGGCATCCGATGGCGCCGACGATCAGCCCCAAGAAGTCCTGGGAGGGGTTTGCCGGTTCGGTGGCCGCCGCCGCCGCTGGCAGCGCGCTGCTGCTCTACCTGCTGCTTGACGTCATGCCCTGGTGGGGAGCGGTGTTCGGGGTGGCGATCTCGGTGGCCGCCGTGCTCGGTGACCTCGCCGAATCGATGATCAAGCGGGATCTGCGCGTCAAGGACATGAGCAATCTGTTGCCCGGCCATGGCGGGTTGATGGACCGGCTCGACTCGATCCTGTTCGCGCTGCCCACCGCCTATCTTGTGTTGACCCTGATCGCTCCAGCCGGATGA